A region of the Muricauda sp. MAR_2010_75 genome:
GTCTCAATCTGGTTGCATTCGGATTCAGGTATGCCTTTTTAAAGGAATATGTAAAAAAAGCGGAAAGAGCTGCCGATTCTTTTGCGGTTTTACGCGGCATGGCAGATTACATCATAAAAACCAAACGATTTATCCTGGACAATGCCAAAATTGACCCACTTTACAAAGAACGAATCAAAGAATATTACCTCTCGCCAGACGAAATCATGGAAATGGTAAAAGAAAAAGAAAAAGCAAGTAAAAAATAGATACTACCCTGTCTTTTCCGATACAAAATCTTCCCATTCAGCAAATTTTTCTTCACCCATCACGCGCTCCATTTTTACCTGTCCACCCTTCTTTTTATTGGCTCCGCTCCATTCGGCAAAGATGTTCTGGGGCACAAAATGTATTTTTATCCCTTCCAAAGCTTTGCTACGGGCCACTTTATAGTTCTTATTGGCGCTTTTGAGGTAATCATCCAAAACTTTTGCCGTTTTGTCCGAATCCACCACACTGTCCGACCCCAAATACCAAGTGTGGTAGAAGCCATCATCAAAACGTTTTGCACACAGCGTGTATTCAGGAATTTTAACATCCAGTTCCTCCTCCAAATGTTTTACAGCATCGTTCAGTTTGTTCACCGAAAGCTGAGATCCAACAGTGTTCAAAAAGAATTTTGTTCTACCGGTAATCTTAATTTCAGCTCGTTTTACATTGATAAATTCAATGGTGTCCCCAATAATATAGCGCCAAGCTCCCGCAACGGTCGATATGATCAGTACATAATCCTCGCCTTCCTCCACTTGATCTAAGGTGAGAGAAGGAGCATCATCGGTGAGGGAACCATCTTGATTGATGTATTCCGGTTTAAACGGAACAAACTCAAAATAGATCCCATTGTCAGTGATCAATCGCATAGCGGTAGTGTCCGCCCTGTCCTGAAAGGCCAAAAACCCCTCTGATGCCAAATAGGTGTCTATAATCTGAATAGGCTTACCCAACAGGGCATTAAAACTCTTCTCGTAAGGATCAAAAGCTACACCCCCTGAAGTATAGACCTGTAAATTGGGCCAGATTTCATGGATATGTTCCAATTTATGGTATTCTATTACTTTTTTGAGCATCAGTTCCATCCAAGAAGGAATCCCGCTCAAGGCACCGATATCCCAATTTTTGGCTTCCTTGGCAATTTGAAGGACGCGATGGTCCCAGTCATCAATTTGGGCGATCTCATCCCCGGGTTTATAATATTTTTTAAACCAAAAAGGAATGTGGCTCGCGCTAATTCCACTGATTTCACCCTCTTTGCGGCCATTGTGTTCTTCCAAATCGGTGGAACTGCCCAACATC
Encoded here:
- a CDS encoding GH3 auxin-responsive promoter family protein, translated to MAIIGNIVKGFIEARDSLSLDRNPLEEQKKELQNLLSQAKDTQFGKHYDFEGILSSNDVAKTFAQSVPYFVYKKISKEWWNKTIEGEPDVAWPGHPDFFALSSGTTGKKSKRIPVTKDMLKSIKKAGIKQIYALSNFDLPAEFFEKEIMMLGSSTDLEEHNGRKEGEISGISASHIPFWFKKYYKPGDEIAQIDDWDHRVLQIAKEAKNWDIGALSGIPSWMELMLKKVIEYHKLEHIHEIWPNLQVYTSGGVAFDPYEKSFNALLGKPIQIIDTYLASEGFLAFQDRADTTAMRLITDNGIYFEFVPFKPEYINQDGSLTDDAPSLTLDQVEEGEDYVLIISTVAGAWRYIIGDTIEFINVKRAEIKITGRTKFFLNTVGSQLSVNKLNDAVKHLEEELDVKIPEYTLCAKRFDDGFYHTWYLGSDSVVDSDKTAKVLDDYLKSANKNYKVARSKALEGIKIHFVPQNIFAEWSGANKKKGGQVKMERVMGEEKFAEWEDFVSEKTG